CTTCGTATGGGTGTTTCTCACTCGCAAGCTGCTCGCTCGCCAGGCCGTGCTCAGCCGCGTACGCTCGCACTGCCTCCGGGTTCGTGAGACTGCTGACGAGCATGAGCGCTTCGCCGCTCGGGGCCAGCACGCGCTCGACAGTTTCGAGGAACGGGTCGACGAGTCGACGGCCGTCGTCGCCGCCAGACAGCGCGTGTTCCATCCAGTCGTCCCACTCCTGTTCCGGCGGCGTCGGCAAGTAGGGCGGATTGAACGCTACGAGGTCGAAGGCGTCCGTCCGGAACGGCTCGACGAGGTCGCCACGAACGACCGGGACGCCGTTTTCTGCCGCTTCTTGACAGGCCAGCGGGCTCACGTCGACGCCGACCGCCCGCGCTCCGGCGTCGGCGAGCGTCGCGGCGACGTAGCCGGAGCCCGTCCCCACGTCGAGGACGGTGTCGCCCGCTTCGACTCGTTCGCGGGCCGTCCGGGCCAGCAGGTCCGAGTCCTCTGCGGGCTGGTACACCGATTCGACGCCGCGCTGGTTGGCCAGCGACGGGCGTTCGGTGCCGCTCTCCTCGGCTGTCTCTCCCGCTCCTCCGGCGTCGGACTCCTCACCCATCTCAGACCTCCGGCTGGCCGACTTCGTAGGCGAGTGTCGCCAGCGTAGCGAAGTCGGCCGGCGTGAGCTTCCCGGCACGGGCACTCATAAGCTCCTCATCGGCGGCTTCGACTACCGCGTCGGGGTCGCCCAGCCCGGAGATGTGGGCCGTGTTTCGGACGGCGTTGCGCATCGTCTTCCGGCGCTGGGTGAACACTGCCTTCAGGAAGTCCATGAAGAACTCGTCACTGGGGACGGTGTAGTCGGGTTGCCTCGGCGTCGTCCGGACGAGCGCGCTGGTGACGCGGGGTTGCGGGTCGAACGCTTCCGGCGGCACTGTCTCAACAATCTCCGCGTCGGCGTAGTGGCCTGCTGTGACCGAGAGCCGCCCGTAGTCGTCCGTCGCGGGGTCGGCGGCCATGCGCTCGGCGAACTCCCGCTGGAACATCAACAGGAGCGGGCGCTGCTCGGGCAGCAGTCGGAAGGCGATCTCTGAGGACGCGCCGTAGGGTAGATTCGAGATGCTGGCGGTGAACTCAGGCAGGCCGATATCGAGCGCGTCGCCCTTGACGACGGTGAGGCGGTCCGCCGCGATTTCCTCGGCGAACTCCTCGTGGAGATGGGCCGCGAAGTCCGGGTCCCGCTCGATTGCGGTCACCGTCTCGGCCGCCGCGAGCAATCGGTCCGTTAGCGCACCCGGGCCTGCACCGATCTCCAGTACATGCGAGAGGTCAACGTCCGCGTCTGTCGCGTATTGCGGAATGCGGTCCAGTACCCGGTCGTCGACGAGAAAGTGCTGGTCCTGCCGGGTATCGGCCCGCTTGCCGGCCCGCCGGACGAGCGCGTCGGGGTCCCGAGCCCCTGTCTCGGTCGTGGTCATTAGCTGGCCGTAGCGGGTCGCGGTAGAAAAGGGTCGCCTTATACTGGTGGCTGTCAGCTTCGCTGCTTGCAGCCGACAGTGTTACGAGGACTGCTCCTCGCGCCGGACGAACAGCCGGTACTTCAGGTCGTCGTCCTGTAGCTCTTCGAGTATCCGCTCGACAAGTGTCTCTTTGGGGCTGTGGAGGCCGCTGACGCGCTCTTCGAGGTCTTCAAAGCTCTCGAAAGGCTTTCGCTTCCGCTCGTCGAGAAGCGTGTTCCGGAGCTTCTTCCCGATACCCGGCAGGAGGTTCAGCTGGTGGAGCCGCAGCGTGATCGGCTGGGCGTCGTTGTAGAAGTCGACGAACCGCTGTTCGTTCGCTTCGACGATTTCCTCGACGGCGTAGTCAAGCTCCGAGCGGGCACCGCTCGGGATATCCTCGAACTCGACTTCCGTCACGCGGCCGAACTCCGTCAGGTCGACGCGGTCACCGAATGCAATATCAACGTCCTTGTCGTCGAGCTGGAGCTCGTAAATGTAGAACTCCTCGACGTCGAGCGCGTACGCGAGCGGCTCCTTCTGGTGCTGTGGCCGGTCGTCTCCGGGCCGCCCGTGTGGGAGGACATCGAGGACAGCCGCCATCATAGAGTCGCCGCCGCTCTCCGATTCAGTCATGCCAGGCAGTACGACCACAGCACACTTAATGCCGGTGGATGCCCCGAACCGCGACACGGAGCGCCGTCGCTATTTTCGCTTCGGTCCAGCGGCAGCGGAAACTAGATCTCGACCGCGTAGCTGGTCGTCCGTGAAAGTAGGGATAGAGCGGCGAAGAGCCGAACTGACGATTGTCCTCGCTACGCGTACTGCTTGACGATGTTGAGAATCTCGTCGAGTTCGTCGCCATCGAGCGTGTACCGCTCCTTGGCGAACACGGCGCGGAGCTCGTCGCGGTCCAGCGGCCGCAGGTTCGCGATCTTGTAGGCCGTCGGCGTGTCGACCTTTTCGAGTTCTTCGAGGTCTTCGACCAGCTGCAGCGACTCCTCGGGGTCGAGGACGGCAAAGCGGTTGACGTGCTCGATAGCCCGCTTGAGCTCGTAGCGCATCTCGCGGTCCTCCTCGGCCGCCCGCTCCATCTCGAGGTCTTCGAGTATCTCCTTGGTCTCCGCGACCGTCAGAAACTCCTCACTGACCTTCTCTTTGAATATCGTCATTCTTGCCGGCGCAGGTGCGCAGCGGTGACGATGATGGTCTTCGCCTTGCCACCGTCGACGATGTCGACCTTGTACGCGTCACCCTGCTTCCCTTCGACGGTGCCGGTCTGGCCGTCGAACCGCGGGTGGAAGCGGCCGTTCGGCACTGACGGGTCGATCTTGAGGTGGACTTTCTCGCCGTCGTCGAACTCTTCGACGGCGCGCTGTGGCGGCGAGGTGCCGCGGTCGCGGGGCTTGTTCTTGAGCTTGTCTCGTGTTCCTTCGAGGGGTCCGTTTGAACTAGGCATTCTTGCTCCTCGCTAATCCGGTCGCCCTAATAAAACGTGCGTTCCGCGACCGTCGCTGGTCACGCTCTTGCAGTCGCTACAGACCCGAGTGGAAAACTACAGCGGTGAGTCGATTACAGGCGGCCGGTGCTCTCGACGGAGACCGACTCGACGTCATCGACGTTCGCAAAGGCCTCTTCGACGGCTTCCGTCCCGCCGGTGTCGTCAGGGACGATGACTGTCGGCGTCAGCGCGACGAGGCCGAACGCGACGTCCTCGCGCTCGAACCCGTTGATCTTCGTTCCTTCCGGAAGCACGCCCTCGAGACGCTCCTGCAGGTCGTCGAGGTCGACTTCGGGGCTTTCCGGCATGACCTTGATCTTGGCTGCTACTTTCCCCATTGTTATGGCCCCATGAAGCCGCAGTCCGGGCATTTGTAGAGGTTGCTCTGCTTCCGGCAGGTGGCACAGCGGTAGATCTGCTGTCCACAGTCCGGGCACTTGAACGCGGCGGCGTTCGTGCCGGCGATGTTGATGCCACACGAGACGCACTTGCGCGCCTGTTTCTGTTGGCTCTCGCTCATACCACTCCGTATCCGACCGCGGCTTTTAACGATTGCCAAACGCGACCGCCACCGCGAGTGACTGCCATGGCCCTAGTTCCCGGGCAGGATGTCCCCGAGCGCAGCGCCGATTGCCATGGGGACGAACGCCACGGCACAGATGCAGGCCGACTCGTAGACGACCGCAGGCTCGGTCGACCACTCGACCAGCCCCCAGCCAGTAAGCAGCGCGACGGAGACGACGAGTGCCGTCCCGGTGACGCCGACGAGTCGCCGCGGGATGAATCCGAAAATCGGGTTCGCCACCCGAACGTCCTGAAACTCGGCCACGTACAGAATGGAGATGACTAGCCCGACAGCGATAGCGACTGTCGCGGCGAGATACAGCGGGTGCTGGGCGATGTGTAGCCCGGCGTCGACTGTCCCGCCCTCGACAGCCATGGGAATCCCGAACAGCAGCGAGCCGAGCAGCGCCTCCGCGAGGTCGGACCGGCCGAAGCCCCAGACGACCCGGCCGAAGGTCGCTGGCTCGTGGTCCTGGGAATCCGCGGCCGCGCGCATCGCGTCCCGGACCTGCCGTCGCTCGTCTTCGGAGTCGACGAGCTGTTCCAGCTCCTGAAGTTCGTCGAACAGGGCCGCAAATTCGTCGTCATCTCCATCCGGTTCGACCGGAGGGCGGTTCGACTGGCTCATCTGAACTCGGGCTCGCTATCTCGCGTTGGGACGTCCGGGTCCGGGTCGGCACCGGCCGTCGGGGTACCCTCCTCCCAGACGTAGAACCCCTCGCCGGTGACAGCGCCTCGCTGTCCGTCCTCGACCTTCCGGCGGAGCAACGCTGGTGGTTCGAACCGCTCGTCGAGCCGGTCGGCGAGGTCTTCGAGCGCGGTTAGCACTGTTTCCAGCCCGTGGCGGTCGGCCCGGACGAGTGGCCCGTCGCGGTCTGAATCGCCACGCTCGAACGTGCGGTCGATATCTCGAATCCCCGCGACGCCGTCCTCGACCATCCGAACGGCTTCGGCAATGGTAGCGAGTTCGAGGCGTAGCGCGGCAAATCCCGGCGTGTCGCGGACGACGACCGGCGACGCGTCCAGGCTCTCGACGAAGTCGGTGACTCGGTCGCGGGTCGCCGCCGTCGTCTGTTCGGCGATGACCACCTCGACAATAGCGCCGTCCGGCGGGTCAACGAGGTTGAGGCCGACGGCCCGGTTCGGGCTCCGCAGGCCGGTCGCGACTGCGGTCACCGACATCGACGTGTCGCTGACGGCGATGAGCGTCTCATCCTCGACCATCGTCTCAGTTTCGGCGACCACTTCTCGGTGGCTGTCCGTCCCACCGTCGGTCGCGTCGATGACGATACCGCTGCCGCTGACGGCGCTTTCGAGTCCCGTGGTTCCGTCGATACCGGCCGAAACATCCCCGTTGAGTGCGTGCCGGATCTCGTCGACGCGGTCCATCACGTCCGTCGCATCCGTCCCCCGTAGACGTACCTCGTGGCCCGCACGGACACATCGCTGTGCGATATCCCGCCCCCGCCGTCCGGTTCCGAGTACGGCCACAATCATGACTAAACCACTGTACGCTCCGGGTTAAGCCTTTACGCCACCGTCTGTCATGGTCCCGTCTCCGGTCCGTGTCGCTTGCTGACCAGACAGGTGGGCCGTGGGGCCGGCGGTGCGTTTTTTTACAACACCGGTTGTATCGCCGGCCATGGATATCGGTGTACTGACGGTCCCTCTGGGCGGACAGCCACTCGACGAGGCGCTGGCGTATCTCAGCGACCTAGGCGTCGATGCGGTCGAACTGGGCTGTGGCGGCTGGCCCGGCGACGACCACCTCGACAGGCAAGCGTATCTCGACAACGAGGACAAACAGGCCGAACTGCACGACCTGCTCGACGAGCACGACCTTCGGGTGAGCGCGCTGGCGACCCACAACAATCCGCTCCATCCCGACGACGACCAGGCCGCCGAGGCCGACCGGGAACTCCGGGAAGCGATCCGGCTGGCCGACCAGCTCGACGTGAACACCGTTACGGGGTTCTCTGGCCTGCCTGCCGGCGGCCCGAACGACGAGGTGCCGAACTGGATCACCGCGCCGTGGCCGACCGAACACGCCGACGCCCACGAGTATCAGTGGCGCGTCGCCGACGAGTACTGGTCGGACCTCGCGGCCCACGCCGGCGCACACGACGTGGACATCGCCATCGAGATGCATCCCAATATGCTGGTGTACGAACCCCGCGGGCTGCTCGAACTCCGCAGGCGGACGAACGACCGAATCGGCGCGAACTTCGACCCGTCGCATCTGTACTGGCAGGGCATCGATGTGACCGAGGCCATCCGCCTGCTCGGCGAGCACGACGCCATCCACCACTTCCACGCCAAGGACACGAAGGTGTACGAGTCAAACGCCCGGGAGAAGGGCGTGCTAGACACCGCGCCGTACACAGACGAAGCGGACCGGTCGTGGCTGTTCCGCTCTATCGGCTATGGGCACGACGAATCCCACTGGAAGGATGTGGTGTCGACGCTGCGGATGGTCGGCTACGACGGTGCGCTCTCCATCGAACACGAGGACTCACTCACTAGCGCATGCGAGGGACTGGAGAAGGCCGTCGACGTGCTCGACCGCGCCGTCTTCGAGACCCAGCCCGGCGACGCCTACTGGGCGGAGTAGCCGATACGGCCACCAGCACGACCGTTTCTGGCACTTACGCTTATATAGTGTCTGTGTGATACTACGACTGGACTACCGTATCCAGTGACACTTATGGACATCGAACTCACACACAAGCCCTCGTACACGCACGTCCGCGTTGCGCTCGACAGCGGCGAATCGATACTCGCGGAACCCGGCGCGATGGTCAGCCACTCGCCGACCATCGAGATCGAGACGACGACCAGCCGGGACGGCCTCCTCAGCTCCGCGAAGTCGATGCTCGGCGGTGAGTCGCTCCTAGCGAACGAGTTCACCGCGCAGGGCGGTTCGGGCACCCTGACCCTCGCGCCGCCGACACCGGGCGACGTACACCATCACGAACTCACTGGCGAGACGCTGTACGCCGTCGACGGGGCGTTCCTCGCAGCCGACCCGGATATCGACATCGATTCGGAGTTCGGCGGCATCAAGTCGATGCTGGCCGGCGCGAGCATCACGCCGCTGGCGCTGAAAGGGACCGGAAACGTCCTCATCGAGGCCTTCGGCGGGCTGGAAACCGTCGAACTCGACGCCGGCGAGTCCTACACAATCGACAACGACCACGTCGTCGCCTGGGAGGAGTCAGTCAACTTTGACGCCCACCGCGTCGGCGGGCTGAAGTCGACGTTACTCAGCGGTGAGGGGCTCGTGATGGACTTCACCGGTCCCGGAACGGTCTGGTATCAGACGCGCGGTCTCGACTCGTTCACCTCGGCTATCGCTGACGCGCTGCCCGGGACGGGTGATAACGACGGTGACGCGTCCGGTCTGGACGACTTCATCTGACTGTCGGAAGTCCGCTGGAGAACAGCCGCGTTCAGGAGAGTGCTTGCGTGATATCCGTCGACGACACCATGCCGACGTAGTCCTGATGCTCGTCGATGACGGGGAGGTGCTTGATGTCGTAGGTCGTCATCATCGCTGCGGCCTCGCCGAGTTCGAGCGAGGTCGTCACCCGCTCGACTGGCGACGTCATCACGTCGCCGACGGTCGCCGACGAGAGGTCCTTCCCGCTTGCGACGGCATCAACGATGTCGGTGGTGGTGATGATACCCGCCTCTGCCCCCGGCACGAAGATGCCGTTGATGTTCTGCGCTTGCATCTGCGTCGCGGCCGCTTTGACGGTTTCGTCGGCAGAAATCGTCTCTAACGGCGTCGACATGATATCCTCGATACGAACGGTCGTTTCAGTGGCCATGGAGTATCAACACGGGCATCCGGTTTTGGCTTTTCCCTCGGGGCGGCCCGCTGCCCTGCCGTCACCATGAGCGTTATTTCGGCTCCGAGTGAACAGCCAGCTATGACCCTCGATATCGGTATGCTCGGCTACCGCTTCATGGGCAAGGCCCACGCAAACGCGCTGGACCGCCTGCCCATGTTTTTCCCCGAAGCGCCCGCCGTCAACAAGGACGTGCTCGTCGGCCGCGACGAGGACGCGCTGGCCGACGCGGCCGACCAGTTCGGATTCGACCGGACTGCAACAGACTGGCGGGCTATCGTCGACGAGGTAGACGTGTTCTACAATCTCGGCCCGAACCACGTCCACGCCGAGCCGTCCATCGCGGCGCTAGAGGCCGGTACGCCGACGTTCTGCGAGAAACCGCTTGCGCCCACGCTCGATACGGCTGAGGAAATGGCCGAGGCCGCCGCGGACGCCGACGTGCCCGCGGGCGCGGCGTTCAACTATCGGTTCGTCCCGGCCATCCAGTACGCGAAGGGACTCATCGACGACGGCACACTCGGCGAGATTCACCACTTCCGCGGCCAGTACCTGCAGGACTGGCTGGTCGACTCCGACGCGCCGTGGTCTTGGCGCAACGACGCGGAGATGGCTGGCAGCGGGGCGCTCGGCGACCTCGGGTCGCACACCATCGACCTGGCCCGGTTCCTGCTTGGCGACACCGCCGGCGAGATAACCGATGTGAGCGGTCACCTCCAGACGTTCACCGAGGAGCGCCCCGTGGAGGGAAGCGACGAGACGCGACAGGTGACTGTCGATGACGCCTACAGCGCACAGCTTTCGTTCGACAGCGGCGCGATGGGAACGCTGGAGGCCTCCCGCGTCGCCAACGGCCACAAGAACGCCCACACCATCGAAATCGAGGGGTCGAAGGGCGCGATCAAGTTCGACCTCGAACGGCTGAACGAACTGCAGGTGCTGACCGAGGGCGACCGCGGCTTCCAGCAGGTGCTTATCACCGACGAAGACGACCCCTACGTCGACCACTGGTGGCCCCCCGGCCACGTCATCGGCTGGGAGCACACGTTCGTCCACGAGAATTACGAGTTCCTCTCGGCCGTGGCCGATGGCAGGCAACAGGAGCCGTCCTTCGCCGACGGCCTCGCCGCACAGCGAGTCCTCGACGCCATCGAACAAAGTGACGACCGCGGCGAGCGGGTCAGCCTGTAGGGCCGCGAACCGAAACCCCCTTTCGGCGGCCACTGGTAGGTCCTGGCATGCTCTCTATCGCGCTGGCCGGCAAACCGAACGCCGGCAAGTCTACTTTCTACAAGGCGGCCACGATGGCCGACGTCGACGTCGGCAACTACCCGTTCACGACCATCGACGCCAACCGCGGCGTCAGCCACGTCCGAACGGACTGCCCCTGTCTCGACCGGGAGGAACGCTGTGGTGACGATAACTGCCGGGACGGCAAGCGCTACGTCCCGGTGGAGCTCATCGACGTGGCCGGCCTCGTCCCCGGCGCACACGAGGGCCGCGGCCTCGGCAACCAGTTCCTCGACGAGCTGTCGACCGCCGACGTAATTCTCAACGTCGTCGACGCCTCCGGCGGGACCGACGCCGAGGGCGAACCGGTCGAGGTCGGCGAGCACGACCCCGTCGAGGACGTGCACTTCGTCGAGGAGGAGATGGACCTGTGGCTCGCCAGCATCGTCGAGCGAAACTGGGAGTCCATCGAACGGCAGTCCCGCTCGCCGGATTTCAAACTCGACGAGTCGCTCGTGGATATGCTGGCCGGTGTCGGGGCCTCCGAACTCGACGTGGCACGGACGCTCCGTGACCTAGAGTACCCCGAGGACCCCATCGCCTGGACCGACGAGCACCGCGAAGCACTGGCGACAGAGATACGCCAGCGGACGAAGCCGCTCGTCGTCGTCGCGAACAAGGCCGATATCGCTCCGGAGGGAAACATCGAAGCCCTGCAGGAAGCCGCCGACGTGGTCGTGCCCGCGACCGCCGACGGCGAACTCGCGTTGCGCAACGCCGCACAGGCTGGCGTCATCGACTACGACCCGGGCGACCCGGACTTCGATATCGTCGGCGACGTGAGCGACCAGCAACGAGAGGGGCTGAACCGCATCCGTGGCGTGATGGACGACTGGGGCGGCACCGGCGTTCAGGGCGCTCTCGACACCGCCGTCTACGACCTGCTCGACCATCTGACGGCCTACCCCGTCCAGAACGAAACGCACTGGACCGACGGCCAGGAGAACGTCCTCCCCGACGCGTTCCTGCTGCGCCAGGGCGCAACGCCCAAAGACCTCGCCTACGCCGTCCACTCCGACATCGGCGACGGGTACATCCACGCCGTCGACGCCCGCGAGAACCGGCGCATCAGCGATGAGACGGAACTTGAGGAGGGAGCGGTCATCAAAATCGTCAGCGACGCGAACTGAGCGCGCGGACGGCGCTACAACCGCCATCTCGGCCACCTATTTCGGCAGCAGGTCCCGAAGCGTTGCCCGAATATCCTCGCTCCCGGGACTCTGTGGCACTTGCCCGAGCACGTCCTGACCGAGTCGCTCTGTCGTCGCACCGACTGAAAGCCTGTCCAAGAGCGACCCGTATTTTAGCGCCAGTCGCGGCGACACGTCGAACAGCAGGTCACGCTTCCCGATGAGCGAATGGGTTATCGACAGAATTTCGACGGCGTTGTCGACGTACTGCTGTCTGGCGTCGTCGTCACCGTAGCCAGCCAGCGCAGCCAGCAGGAACCCCTCCAGTTCGGCCTCGCGGTCGTGCAGCGCCGGCGGGTCCGAGAGCATCGTCGTCCCGTCGGGCCGTTCCGGGAGCATGCTCCGGCGGGGCGCATACGAGAGGACCGCGCCGGTGGTGGGCGTGGTTGCAGCGGGCAGTGGTACAGACAGGCGCTTCGAGGGGTCCGTGTCGGTGAAGACGACGTGGAAGTTCGCCGGTTCGCCGCGCACCGGCTCGTCCCAGCCGTCTGGAACGTGCTCGTAGCCGCGCCGGAGCGCCTCCCGAAGCGTGCGCACAATCCGCCCGCCGTCGCCCTGGAGTTCCAGATGGAGCACGACGGGACCGTCGCCGCTCTCGTCGATGAGAGACCACAGGGCCGGAAGCGCGTCCGCAGCGCCAGCCGAGAGTTCGTAGCAGACGGCGTCTCGCTCTGCAGCCAGCAGCCGGGCGAGCGTGCCGCCGCGCCAGCCGGTCAGGTCGGCCACGTAGAACCACGGGATGGTGTGTATTGGGCCGACTGCGGCGTCGCCGGCCGCCGTGTCGATAGTTGGTGGGACGGTCTCCAGATAGCTATCAATAGTCGCCAGTTCGGGCGCGAAATACTCGGTCGTCGCTGGGGGGAGGTCGGTCGTCCGGCGACGGTGGTCGTCGAGTGAGGCCATAGACGGTGTAGGCCCGAGTGCCGGAAAACGCTGACGAGAAGGGAAACCCGTTTTTTGCCCCGTCCCGAACCAGGGGTATGAACGTACGGACGATAGCCGACCTGGGGCCCGACGAGCGGGCCGCTTTCTTCGACCGCGACGCCGGTGTCGACGCCGTCAGAGACGATGTACGCGATATTGTCTCGCAGGTCCACGAGGAGGGCGACGTGGCGCTCCGGCGCTTCGCCGAGGAGTTCGACGACGTGTCGGTGGGCAACATCGACATCACGGACGCCGCCGAGCGAGCCTACGAAGAAATCGACGACGACGTGTGCGACGCTATCGAGGACGCCGCGGCGAACATCCGCGCGTTCCACGAGCGACAGGTCCCCGAGGACTGGCGCGACGACTTCGAGGGGCGGGAACTCGGTCGGCGGTACCGGCCGCTTGACAGCGCCGGCGTGTACGCGCCCGGCGGCACGGCGGCGTACCCCTCCAGCGCGCTGATGGGCGTCATCCCGGCGAAGGTCGCCGGCGTCGAGCACGTCGCCGTCGCCACCCCGCCAGCCGAGGAGGTCAACCCCGTCACGCTGGCGGCCATCCACGTCGCTGGCGCTGACGCCGTCTACCAGGTCGGCGGCGCACAGGCCATCGCGGCGCTGGCCTACGGGACCGAGACGGTCAGCGCGACGGACATCGTCGTCGGCCCCGGCAACCGCTGGGTCACAGCGGCGAAGGCCGAGGTCCGTGGCGACGTTGCCATCGACTTCCTCGCCGGCCCCTCCGAAATCATGGTCGTCGCCGACGGCGACGCGGACGCGGAACTGGTCGCGGCCGACCTCGTCGCACAGGCCGAACACGATGAGAACGCCTCCGTCGTCGCCGTCACCGACGACGAGACCCTCGC
The genomic region above belongs to Haloarcula hispanica ATCC 33960 and contains:
- a CDS encoding HemK2/MTQ2 family protein methyltransferase, which encodes MGEESDAGGAGETAEESGTERPSLANQRGVESVYQPAEDSDLLARTARERVEAGDTVLDVGTGSGYVAATLADAGARAVGVDVSPLACQEAAENGVPVVRGDLVEPFRTDAFDLVAFNPPYLPTPPEQEWDDWMEHALSGGDDGRRLVDPFLETVERVLAPSGEALMLVSSLTNPEAVRAYAAEHGLASEQLASEKHPYEALVVLRFYRE
- a CDS encoding 16S ribosomal RNA methyltransferase A — translated: MTTTETGARDPDALVRRAGKRADTRQDQHFLVDDRVLDRIPQYATDADVDLSHVLEIGAGPGALTDRLLAAAETVTAIERDPDFAAHLHEEFAEEIAADRLTVVKGDALDIGLPEFTASISNLPYGASSEIAFRLLPEQRPLLLMFQREFAERMAADPATDDYGRLSVTAGHYADAEIVETVPPEAFDPQPRVTSALVRTTPRQPDYTVPSDEFFMDFLKAVFTQRRKTMRNAVRNTAHISGLGDPDAVVEAADEELMSARAGKLTPADFATLATLAYEVGQPEV
- a CDS encoding DUF655 domain-containing protein; this translates as MTESESGGDSMMAAVLDVLPHGRPGDDRPQHQKEPLAYALDVEEFYIYELQLDDKDVDIAFGDRVDLTEFGRVTEVEFEDIPSGARSELDYAVEEIVEANEQRFVDFYNDAQPITLRLHQLNLLPGIGKKLRNTLLDERKRKPFESFEDLEERVSGLHSPKETLVERILEELQDDDLKYRLFVRREEQSS
- a CDS encoding RNA polymerase Rpb4 family protein, translating into MTIFKEKVSEEFLTVAETKEILEDLEMERAAEEDREMRYELKRAIEHVNRFAVLDPEESLQLVEDLEELEKVDTPTAYKIANLRPLDRDELRAVFAKERYTLDGDELDEILNIVKQYA
- a CDS encoding 50S ribosomal protein L21e: MPSSNGPLEGTRDKLKNKPRDRGTSPPQRAVEEFDDGEKVHLKIDPSVPNGRFHPRFDGQTGTVEGKQGDAYKVDIVDGGKAKTIIVTAAHLRRQE
- a CDS encoding elongation factor 1-beta produces the protein MGKVAAKIKVMPESPEVDLDDLQERLEGVLPEGTKINGFEREDVAFGLVALTPTVIVPDDTGGTEAVEEAFANVDDVESVSVESTGRL
- a CDS encoding HVO_2753 family zinc finger protein, with product MSESQQKQARKCVSCGINIAGTNAAAFKCPDCGQQIYRCATCRKQSNLYKCPDCGFMGP
- a CDS encoding 3-hydroxyacyl-CoA dehydrogenase family protein, which encodes MIVAVLGTGRRGRDIAQRCVRAGHEVRLRGTDATDVMDRVDEIRHALNGDVSAGIDGTTGLESAVSGSGIVIDATDGGTDSHREVVAETETMVEDETLIAVSDTSMSVTAVATGLRSPNRAVGLNLVDPPDGAIVEVVIAEQTTAATRDRVTDFVESLDASPVVVRDTPGFAALRLELATIAEAVRMVEDGVAGIRDIDRTFERGDSDRDGPLVRADRHGLETVLTALEDLADRLDERFEPPALLRRKVEDGQRGAVTGEGFYVWEEGTPTAGADPDPDVPTRDSEPEFR
- a CDS encoding sugar phosphate isomerase/epimerase family protein — its product is MDIGVLTVPLGGQPLDEALAYLSDLGVDAVELGCGGWPGDDHLDRQAYLDNEDKQAELHDLLDEHDLRVSALATHNNPLHPDDDQAAEADRELREAIRLADQLDVNTVTGFSGLPAGGPNDEVPNWITAPWPTEHADAHEYQWRVADEYWSDLAAHAGAHDVDIAIEMHPNMLVYEPRGLLELRRRTNDRIGANFDPSHLYWQGIDVTEAIRLLGEHDAIHHFHAKDTKVYESNAREKGVLDTAPYTDEADRSWLFRSIGYGHDESHWKDVVSTLRMVGYDGALSIEHEDSLTSACEGLEKAVDVLDRAVFETQPGDAYWAE
- a CDS encoding TIGR00266 family protein — its product is MDIELTHKPSYTHVRVALDSGESILAEPGAMVSHSPTIEIETTTSRDGLLSSAKSMLGGESLLANEFTAQGGSGTLTLAPPTPGDVHHHELTGETLYAVDGAFLAADPDIDIDSEFGGIKSMLAGASITPLALKGTGNVLIEAFGGLETVELDAGESYTIDNDHVVAWEESVNFDAHRVGGLKSTLLSGEGLVMDFTGPGTVWYQTRGLDSFTSAIADALPGTGDNDGDASGLDDFI
- a CDS encoding CBS domain-containing protein; the encoded protein is MATETTVRIEDIMSTPLETISADETVKAAATQMQAQNINGIFVPGAEAGIITTTDIVDAVASGKDLSSATVGDVMTSPVERVTTSLELGEAAAMMTTYDIKHLPVIDEHQDYVGMVSSTDITQALS
- a CDS encoding Gfo/Idh/MocA family protein, with protein sequence MTLDIGMLGYRFMGKAHANALDRLPMFFPEAPAVNKDVLVGRDEDALADAADQFGFDRTATDWRAIVDEVDVFYNLGPNHVHAEPSIAALEAGTPTFCEKPLAPTLDTAEEMAEAAADADVPAGAAFNYRFVPAIQYAKGLIDDGTLGEIHHFRGQYLQDWLVDSDAPWSWRNDAEMAGSGALGDLGSHTIDLARFLLGDTAGEITDVSGHLQTFTEERPVEGSDETRQVTVDDAYSAQLSFDSGAMGTLEASRVANGHKNAHTIEIEGSKGAIKFDLERLNELQVLTEGDRGFQQVLITDEDDPYVDHWWPPGHVIGWEHTFVHENYEFLSAVADGRQQEPSFADGLAAQRVLDAIEQSDDRGERVSL
- a CDS encoding redox-regulated ATPase YchF, with protein sequence MLSIALAGKPNAGKSTFYKAATMADVDVGNYPFTTIDANRGVSHVRTDCPCLDREERCGDDNCRDGKRYVPVELIDVAGLVPGAHEGRGLGNQFLDELSTADVILNVVDASGGTDAEGEPVEVGEHDPVEDVHFVEEEMDLWLASIVERNWESIERQSRSPDFKLDESLVDMLAGVGASELDVARTLRDLEYPEDPIAWTDEHREALATEIRQRTKPLVVVANKADIAPEGNIEALQEAADVVVPATADGELALRNAAQAGVIDYDPGDPDFDIVGDVSDQQREGLNRIRGVMDDWGGTGVQGALDTAVYDLLDHLTAYPVQNETHWTDGQENVLPDAFLLRQGATPKDLAYAVHSDIGDGYIHAVDARENRRISDETELEEGAVIKIVSDAN
- the hisD gene encoding histidinol dehydrogenase, with amino-acid sequence MNVRTIADLGPDERAAFFDRDAGVDAVRDDVRDIVSQVHEEGDVALRRFAEEFDDVSVGNIDITDAAERAYEEIDDDVCDAIEDAAANIRAFHERQVPEDWRDDFEGRELGRRYRPLDSAGVYAPGGTAAYPSSALMGVIPAKVAGVEHVAVATPPAEEVNPVTLAAIHVAGADAVYQVGGAQAIAALAYGTETVSATDIVVGPGNRWVTAAKAEVRGDVAIDFLAGPSEIMVVADGDADAELVAADLVAQAEHDENASVVAVTDDETLAEQVVDAVDEQADGREREAVIRAALDNDASGVLLARSMSEAVLFAEEYAAEHLSIQAADDESLLERIPSAGSVFLGPYSPVAAGDYATGTNHVLPTGGNARVTGGLSVDTFVRSTTVQRLSEDSLSDISDTITTLAEAEGLEAHAESVRKRFEE